In one Epinephelus lanceolatus isolate andai-2023 chromosome 19, ASM4190304v1, whole genome shotgun sequence genomic region, the following are encoded:
- the LOC117269480 gene encoding arrestin domain-containing protein 3 isoform X2 — MALATSFEGKHGSVRYWVKAELHRPWLLPVKVKKEFIVFEHIDINTPLLLAPQAGTKEKTLCCWFCASGPISLSAKIERKGYTPGESIQIFAEVENCSSRVVVPKAALYQTQTFFAKGKGKQIQQLVSNLRGDPLPQGKSQSWEGKLLKIPPVSPSILDCPIIRVEYALVVYVDVPGGLNLSLSLPLVIGTIPLHACATRTSSISSNCSTLSWLGLSEQPEAPPSYSDLAISESHRRDCLHGCDRSDGEGEDQGSLLTYITEFRYLPPPLYSEVDPYPDPVEVCGAADVRRPDTCPSR; from the exons AT GGCTCTGGCCACTTCCTTCGAGGGGAAGCACGGCAGTGTGAGGTACTGGGTGAAAGCTGAACTGCACCGTCCGTGGCTGCTGCCGGTCAAAGTGAAGAAAGAGTTCATTGTGTTTGAGCACATCGACATCAACACGCCGCTGCTGCTG GCCCCTCAGGCTGGTACAAAGGAGAAAACTCTGTGCTGCTGGTTCTGTGCTTCAGGCCCGATCTCCCTCAGTGCCAAGATCGAGCGAAAGGGCTACACACCAG GCGAGTCGATCCAAATCTTCGCCGAGGTGGAGAACTGTTCGTCCCGGGTCGTGGTGCCCAAAGCCGCTCTGTACCAGACCCAGACCTTCTTTGCTAAGGGCAAGGGCAAACAGATCCAGCAGCTGGTGTCCAATTTGAGAGGAGACCCTCTGCCGCAGGGGAAGAGCCAGAGCTGGGAGGGCAAACTGCTCAAGATCCCCCCGGTGTCCCCGTCCATCCTGGACTGTCCCATCATCAGAGTGGAGTACGCCCTCGTG GTGTATGTGGACGTTCCCGGTGGATTGAACTTGTCTCTGTCGTTGCCGTTGGTGATTGGGACCATACCTCTGCATGCCTGCGCCACCCGCACCTCCAGCATCAGCAGCAACTGCAGCACTTTGAGCTGGCTGGGCCTGTCGGAGCAACCTGAGG CTCCTCCGAGTTACAGCGATCTGGCAATATCAGAGTCTCACAGGCGGGATTGTCTGCATGGCTGTGATAGATCTGATGGGGAGGGAGAGGACCAGGGATCTCTGCTGACGTACATCACAGAGTTCAGATATCTGCCCCCGCCACTCTACTCTGAG gTGGACCCTTACCCAGACCCCGTGGAGGTGTGCGGTGCCGCTGACGTCAGAAGGCCCGACACGTGTCCGTCCCGCTGA